The following nucleotide sequence is from Stigmatopora nigra isolate UIUO_SnigA chromosome 20, RoL_Snig_1.1, whole genome shotgun sequence.
GCAACCTGAACGCCGTCCGCCAGAAATACGCCCACCCGTAAGTGCACCCGGCCCACCCCGGGCAGAAGCCAGCGGCGCTCGAGCTTTTTCTTCCCGTCCAGGGTGTTTTTCCGAGTGGCGCTGCTGCCGTTGATAGACGTGGACGTCGTGGAGAAGCAGGCGTCCGCTTGAGCGTGGCCCGCCGTCACCCCCGCAAACCTCAGCACGTTGGGCTGTAAATATTGACTGTGTTTAAAGCTTGTCTATGTTGTTTGTCCCTTTTTTATCCGCCGTTGGCAAAAGTGTTTTCTTCAAAGACGTGTTTTATTGTTGTCAAAAAAGTGCAATGTCGTGTGCCACTGACGGAGGGAATGGTGGAGGGactcctccctccttccctccctcctccctccttcAAATAAAGAAGCTCTTTTATTTCCACCCGCAGACTTTTTGTGTCCTCTTGTGGCTGTCCTTTGACATTTGGAGCTAAAACAAGGCCCACGGGAAGACCTATGTCCGATGGGCCCTTTGCTTTCTGGTCAATTGTCATCACAATGTCACGTGAAGAGAGAGtcagatagatggatggatggatggatggatggatggatggatggatggatggatggatggatggatggatggatggatggatggatggatggatggatggatggatggagattAGTCAGAGATAAAGTAGGCCATGGTGCTGCCGTCTTCTGGTGTAAGTGGCGATCACGCACGCCGGTGGGTGGCCCCCAGCTGACGACCGTGACGGAAGCGTTTGGCCCGTGGCCGCCGCCAGCGCCTTAAAAGAAAGTCGGCGTGTTCTTTTTTAGAATCCGCTTTCGTCTGTGAATTGCTCTCCTGTATTTTAGACGTCTATGGTCGTCCATGGCAGCAGGTTCTAGAGACCTGTATGGCCGCCTCTCTTTCCCTCCTTAACGGCCCTTTTATTGGTCGTGACgtcgaaaaaaaatgaatgagaccAAAAAGGAGAATGTGAATGAGGCTCGCCCCCGTCAACGCTGGCTTTATTGATTCCAAACAGGCGTCCCTCCTGCAGTGTCGCGCACGAGCCTTCGGCGCGTGCACGCCGCCACGCCAGATCGGAACGTGAGAGGTGGCCGTCGCCACCGCTGCAACTTTTCCTCGCGGATTTTAAACGCCTTTagcacgagagagagagagagagagagctaccACACGAGTGCTTGATTTATTCTGCCCTCCACCTCCCTCCAccgctaccaccaccaccatattTCTCGAGCGGCATTGCTGCACTGCACGCCTGCCTGCCCTCCTGCCTGCcctcctgcctgcctgcctgcctccctccctctctgccTTCCTGCCTGTTCGAGCAGCCCAACCGGAACGCACGGCTGTGGAAGGAGACGACGCCGCGACGCCACAACGCAGACACCGAGGTGACCGCAGCCGGAGGAGCAATTAGACGCCGTGAGCAGGTAAGGTGagtgaggtgtgtgtgtgtaagaagGGGGGCGGACACCGTCCCTGGTGTCGCCGTCTCTTGTCTGTGTTCTCTTCGCTTTGACGCATGCAGCCGCCTGGCACCGATGCGACGCGTATTGGAGATAAGGGGGTAGGGGTTTGAGGGGGCTGGGGGGTTCCACTGGGATTGGTGGCTAGGGGGCCACGGCTCTTTCGTCCGGCGGCTGAGGCGTGGTCGTGGGCGGGGTTTCAGTGCCAGCTCAGGCTTCCCCCAAAATAGGGCCATACAcgtccaacccccccccccccccccccaaaagcgGGAGAATCAATCCAGCGTGCTTCTCAAACTCGGGCTTCTCCGAGATGGCGTCCGTATTCTTCCTCCGCCCTCCCTGGCCGGCTGCGGGCTTTGGGACGGGGGAGTCGCTCCTCCCACCCACGTGCTTGACCCCGCGTTAAATGACGGAGCGCCATTAAAGCCCAGGTGCGTGGCGGAACGGACGGCTTCAAGGACGCCCGTGTCCTTTTCCACCGCCTGACCTTTAGCCCAAACGGAGGAGGCGTAGCGGGCGTCGGAAGTCAAGAGCGATGGGCCCTCCCTCCGAAAAAACCTTGGCCAGATCGCGCGTTTCCGCCGTCAACACGCTCGGGCCCGGCCAAGATTTGGCGGGCCGCCCTTGACGGTCACGACATCCCGTGGCCTTCAATTAGTCTGAGAGCGTGGCTCGCCGCCGGCCGCCATTTATCTCGCCGCCCGTCAAACGGCGAGTGACGGGGGGAAGCGGCGGCCCGCCTCGTTAGTATGGGCCGCGCGTAGGTCCTGACGGACGGACGCCGGCGTTTCTCCGCTTCCACAGTCGAGGGCTCTTTGCCGCCCGTCGCCGAGGAAACGGCGGCTCGCGGTCTCCTCATTGTGCATGCTGTGTGTTTTCCGCTGTCGGCCACACAGCGCCCGCAATGTGGAGGCCGGGATGCACGCGCAACCCCTCCAAAGTCTGGTCCAGACCCTATTTTTCCTGCTAAGAATGGAAGTGgtgtgccagaaaaaaaaaaacaaagtcttcCTAGTTGAATGGGGAAGCCATGTCGAGTGGGCGAAACGGGCCCTTTTGCATGCTTTTAGGGGCAAAGGAGGGCGTCAGCTTTGGCCTAATGGTCGTCTCCATAGAGCGCCGGCCCAAAAGTTCCACTCGGGTCACCTCCGAGCTGACGAAACGCGTGGGAGGCGCCTCCCCTCCCGAGTCCGCCCTTGGGCGTTCGTTCGGGAGCCGTTACGGCAGCGGGCCAAATGCGTTGTGGCAGCTGGCCAGACGGAAGGCATTCCAAAGTAGCTGACGCGCACGGCGGGTCAATCCGCCCGTGGCCCGGCCTAATGGCGTCCCATCTGCCCGGTTCCATTAGATGAGGCGGCCGGCCGCCGGCAGGACGTGGCGTGGCCGCGGTCGGGAGGGAGAAGGGGCCTCTCCGTCATGGGGACGTCCCGAAAAACGGGGGCCCGTCCCACGGCCCCAATGCTAAAGCTAACGGCTACTACACCTTGTCCTTAAATGGACAAGAAGCCAGAGGCGCGACGACACTCGAtaccgtcttttttttttttttcttcttcttctcctcatcGCTCGTTCGTCCGCCACTGCAACTGTTGACTCCATCCCCAGGTCCCGCAGGAGGAGGCGGCCTGGGAGCCCGGCCGACTGGAAATGAAAAGCCCCCCGTGGGACTGGCTCCCCCCAAAGCGCCCGAGTAAGTCTCCGTTGATGCCTCGCCGAGCCCCCAAGGGTTGAGGCTCCGCCGTCTGGGATGGGCGGCGGCGAGGACGGGGCTTCCTGGCCGCAGTTCAACCGGAGCCTGGCGGCGGGGGCGGGGGCGGGGGTCCCTTCCCCGGACGGGGCACCCGGGGAGGAGAGGAAGAACTGGCCGGCGCTGCTCATCCTGGTGGTCATCGCGCTGACGGTGGGCGGCAACATCCTGGTCATCCTGGCCGTGTCGCTGGAGAAGAAGCTCCAAAACGCCACCAATTTCTTCCTGAGGTCTCTGGCGGTGGCCGACATGCTGGTGGGCATCCTGGTCATGCCCGTCTCCCTCATCAACGTCCTCTACGGTGAGTCCCACGAAATCCCACCCGCCCTAGCCTCTGACCCAACGTGCGCCCCTACCCTGCGTTGGAGACAGACTACGCCTGGCCCCTGCCCGACGCCCTGTGCCCCATGTGGATCTACCTGGACGTGCTCTTCTCCACCGCCTCCATCATGCACCTGTGCGCCATCTCGCTGGACCGCTACGTGGCCATCCGCAACCCCATCGAGCACAGCCGCTTCAACTCCAGGACCAAAGCCATGATGAAGATCGCCGCCGTCTGGACCGTGTCCGTAGGTGAGGCCCGGGCCGCCGGTGGGAGGGATTGTGTCTGTTGGGGCACCTTGGGGGGTGGAGCTTGTTAGCATCAGTCCGGGGCCCGGCTCTCTCGACCACCGTCCGCGCAGCCGTCTCCACGCCCATCCCGGTGATCGGCCTCCGCCACGAGGACAAGGTGTTTGTCAACGGCAGCTGCGTGCTCAACGAGGAGCGCTTCATCCTGATGGGTTCCTTCGTGGCCTTCTTCATCCCGCTGGTCATCATGGTGGTCACGTACGGCCTCACCGTCCAAGTGCTGCAGCGCCAGGCCACCGTCTTCCTGCGCGAGGCCGCCCCGCAACCCTGCCGGGCCCCCGCCGAGGTGCGGGCGCCAGGTGAGCTTGGCCGTGCGTGTAACGGGGACCCCTTATACGACTGTCGCCTTCCCTGGCCACAGGCGCGTCGGAGCCGGGCCTCGTCTCGGGGGGCCTCCTCCCGGGTGGCTCGCCGTCGgagcgcggcggcggcgtctcCCCCGGCTCAGCGTCGCAGCCCAGCTCGCCGGTCGCCGCGCGTGGCCGACGCGGGATGATGCAGGCCATCAAGAACGAGAGGCGGGCCTCCAAGGTGGGCCGGGTATCTGCGACGGGCTCCCTCCCGCCCCGGgctctcccccccctccctcccctccctcccctcccgGTCCCAGCGGTCTGGCTATGCCGCAGGTGCTGGGGatcgtcttcttcctcttcctggtCATGTGGTGTCCTTTCTTCATCACCAACGTGACGTTGGTGCTGTGCGGCGACGGCGCCTGCGACGAGTCTCTGCTGCACGAGCTGCTCAACGTCTTTGTGTGGGTGGGCTACATCTCGTCGGGGGTCAACCCGCTGGTCTACACGCTCTTCAACAAGACCTACAGGAGAGCCTTCTCCAGCTACATCCGCTGTCGCTACGGCGCCGGCGCCAAGGCGGCCGGGGCCGGGGTAGGCCAGGCCTTCAAGAACCCCGCGGCTCCGCCCTCGTCCTCGCCCAACCCCGACTGTCGGAACGGCGGCCGGATGGCGCCCATCCCCGAGGACGGATGGGACCCCACTGGCGGCGGGGCGCAGCCGCTCCTGGCGGGGGCGCTCTCCGAAACGGAAACGGAAGAGGCGGAGCTGTCGCTGGTCAGTTGCGGCTCCGCCTCCACCGTCCACACCAGCAGCGTGTGACGCCGGCCTTTGGGACcgccagccccccccccccccccccacacacacacacaatgccaATGGACCACTCGCTGATTGGCGGTCCCATatcgccctcctgtggacaagTGGAGATTTGTCAGGGAAGAGACGACGTCTTCCTCTGTCCACACCTACGAACTATTTGTACATCTGTGCAGTTTTGTGTCTGTATACACTTgtagagaattaaaaaaaaagtgtgtgtgtatgcttaTGCTTATTTGTGAGCTGCCATGGAGTTGGGGCGTGACTCCCCCCACTTCCCCGCCCCTAGCCACTTTGTAACGGATGACGACGTCGGCGTCCGGATATGAAATGCGGAGAGGCCAGGAAAAGGAAAGCACGAGCACGTTTGTTTGGCGTCTTTTTTCGgattgttatggtttgtttgCACGCCTCTTTTTGCGCGTCAAATGGCTCCGAATGAGGTCTGCGGCCAACAAATCAACCTTTACTGGAAGGTCAATATCATGAGGACTTTGGATTACGTTTGACACTTGACGTCCATCCACCTGTGCGACTCGACCAAGGTAAGAAGTGCTGCCATTTCCTACTACATCTTTCTTCAAACCCTCTCGTGCCTTATTTCAGTTGAGTAAGCAAAATAAACTCTCAAGACTCAAGTCAAATGAAAAAGGAGTTAATTTTGGTGACCTAATTGAGATGAGACAGAGATCCTCCTTTCTTTGCAATACCAAAAACGTCCGCCAGGCGACAGTCTCGCTATGTAAATGCCATTTTGTTCTCTTAAGTCATAGGGAGACTTTCCCTCTGGCGGACACCCTCGTTATTGATTCCACGGGGAACAATAACAAATGGAAAGGGCTGAATTGAATCACgtttccatacctgtcaactggtacgttctcgccgtaattggtacaactgaaagcccatttttatattggtacgctgtacacatgaaaatggtacgctaaacggtgattttgagaaaaaaaaataaattaaggcactttctagccatttttcaccatccgccattgtttcttcccggaaacgcatgtctgccaagtgatatatgtaccggcgcctctgattggctaaaaaaaaaagatcatgataaacatttcgttttgtaacactttcaccatgtgatttccgtttcctgttcccttgtttatgtttactttcatttgatcagctgtttctggtctggtaaagtaaagtggtaagattttccatgtatttatacatatatgtaagggcgaaaacaaaatttggtaagatcacaaatggttcgaggttgacaggtatgcgttTCGGCAATTTGATGTATTATGAAACAAGATGGATGTCTTTAAATGGAGTAAACATTAGAAGTGCAGCTATGTACGATATCTTTGTTCTGCTTTGACCTTTTTAAAAGCAAATTAGGATCAGGTGTAATGGATAGTTTCATCGGGTTTTCCACGCCGCTCTCGTCCCCTTCTCCGTGAGGGTGGTAGAAGAAACTTGTCGTTGGTCCCCGGTCCGCCCGTCATTTGAGCCCGAATCGAAACAAGTGGACGTCCCGGAGCGTTTGTTTTCATTCACGTCTTGGGAGCCGTCCGTCGGATGACGGAATTGATCCAGTCCACGTAGTTGGCCACTTTGGTGTAAACGCCCGGTTTTCCCGACGCTTCGCACTTGTCCCCCCAGCTGACGATCCCGTACAGGAAGTGGACGCCGTCCTTGGCGCAGGCTAGCGGGCCCCCGGAGTCCCCCTGGAGAAGAAAAAGCGCGCTAGCGGCTCCGGTCGGACCGGCACGGAACGCCGACCGGGCcgccagacgtccaattcaccTGGCAGGCGTCCACGCAGCCGCGGATGCCGGCGCAAATCATGTCGCCGGTGACGTGGTCGCCGTACACTTCGGGCTTTCTGCAGTCCTCGTGGCGGATCAGCCTGACGCCCGCCTCCCGCAGGTTGGAATACCTATTGTCTCCTGGGGGTGGGGGTTCATTGGCACTCAATGGGACGGCAGTCATTAACCTTTGCATCACAGCGGGCTCTCCCATATTAGATTTGCCTTTTCATGGCAACGGCCTGTCCGCTGGTTTTGTCCCCACCTCGCTTGCGTTGTGTGTGGCGTGTAGCCACGCCTACACGTGACACTCACCTTCGTGCACGTGCCCCCAGCCGCTGATGGAACAGCAGTAGCCGTCGGGGAAGGCCACGCCGCCGTCGGGGAGGCAGATGGGCCCCACGAACGGCGTCCGCTTGACGCAACGCCCGTTTTGCTTCTTCAGCTTGACCAGAACTGCATGGAAAGGCCTTTTTTAATAGGGCTTTGGCCGGGTGACCCTCGTGCGCTCGCCCTGGGCCCGCCCCTCCCCGCCTTACCGATGTCGTGGCGCGTGGGGTTGAAGACGGAGAAGCGTTTGGGGAGGACGTACTTGTCCACGGCGAAGGAGCGCGATTCCGGACCGCTGACGTTGAAGAGGTGCTGGCCCAGGACCACGCGAACGTCCCGCTTGGGGGGGCTGCTCGCACCCCGTCCAAAAGAGACTCTTTTCCAAACGGCCTCAAAAAAGGCAGCCGCCTCGGCGGCACACCTACTTGCGGAAGAAGCAGTGCGCCGCCGACAGCACCCAGCAGGAGGCGATCAAGGTCCCGGCGCAAAAGTCGTCGCCCCCGATGTAAATGGCCGCCATCCAAGGATGGGCGCCGGGCAGGGCCGCGCTGCCTCCCATGATCCGGCCCCGTACCGCCGCCGGCGGCCtcttcttgtgttttttcccGCACGTGGCCTTGGCCTTGGCCGCCTTGGTCCTGCGAGAGGAGACTGCCCCCAGTGGTGGCTGTTATTGCTGCGTTTGGATTGGATGGGGCAAAACACTGGGGGTAACCCCCTCTACCCCCAATGCCACTCACACACTCGCGCCTTGCAGGGCGGCACGGCGCAGTACTCCCACGAGATGGCGCTCCGGCTCAACGTGTAGCACCACGGTTTCTGGTCTCCGTCGGGATTCCTGCGCTCACCGGCGCGCCATCGGTTGGCCGTGGAAAAAGTAGCCGGTCCGATTAGCGCGCCGCCGCCTACCTGCAATAGGCGTGCTGCCCCAGGCCTTTGAGGGCGGCGTGGCGCACCGTGCCCAGGTGGAGCTCGTCGTACAGCAGCTCCGAATCCCACGGCAGGCAGGGGGCGCCGGACGCCGCCGTGGACGCCAGGCCGCGGTAGGCGGCGCCCCGCCCCTCGTAGCACCGGCTCTCCGGCTCTGGAGAAGGCGCCTGGCGCTAGAACGGGGCACGGCcaatggcggtggcggcggtggcggcggcggtggcgctcACCCAGGCTACAGCGGGGTCCTCCGTAGCCACGGCGACAGTGGCACACACTCTCGCCCGTGGTGGCGATGGTCCGGCACCGCCCCTGGTTCTGGCACGGGTTGGAGAGGCAGGCTGGACGAGGAAAGCAAAGTGGGTTTTGCGTGGGGCCCCGcccgccccgccccgccccgcGTCAGCGCAGCGTGAGCACGACCACGGACACCCTGCCGGGCGTGTCCCATTTCCCCCTGGCTTAGTCACCGTGAGTCATCTGCTCTTGGCATTCATCCACAGGGATGAAAATGTAGGGAGGGGCCCGGACCGCTTGCACCGAGACTCACCCGTGTAGCGGGCGGGCCGGCACCGcacctcgccgccgccgccgccgccgacgcagGTGCACTGCTCCACGGTGCGCAGGTGAATGCGGCCCCAAGACTGTCCGGCGTGGTAATGGCGCAGGTGGCCGCTTTCGTAGCAGCGCTCTGAAAGAAGAAAAGTGGACCCTTGATTTTAAGCATCTTCGGCTTGGGAAGGGGACCCTCGATTCACTCACGGTGCTGGCAAAAACTCCCAGAAAAGCCCGCCGGGCAGGAGCactctgccgccgccgccgccgtcgcctgGCACCGACCGCCGTTCTGACAGCCACACGGATGGCCCGCCCGTCGCCACGGCCGGACCGCACCCGCCGCCGATCGGGATCCTTCTGGTAGAAAAGGGGGTCGGAGGGTCAGCCGCCGGAAGCGGCTAGGGCCGCGGAAAGGGCGAGGCCTTCACCGTTGGGCGGCCCCGGCTCCTGGGCGCAGAACCCCCACTGGCGGTCTCGGTCAAAATTGGCCGTCAGAGAGCACCTGCGGGTAAAGGCGCCACATACTTGAGCGCCACGCCCACGGGCGGGGATGGCCTTTTCTAGGACATTCTCACCAGGGTCTGGAGGCCAGGACGCGGACGCAGCCGTGATGAATCTGGCCGCCTTGGCGAAATGGCAGCGCGCACTCTTGGCCGCCGGTGGTGACGACTGCGGGGAGAGGGGGAAAGGACGTTTGCATCGCCTTCAAGTTGTCACGTGCCAAATAGAGAACTCCATCTGCGTTCCTTCCACTTGACCCCCCCTATCCCCTTCTCACTCATTCCGTTTCAATAGCCAAAGGACGTCAACGCACGTAACGCCAATGGAGTCGTCAGCGGACAGAGCGGGAGTTGcgcaaaaagaaaaagcagccaGGACGGACGGGACAAGAGCGGCCGGCACGTAATCGGGTCAGGTTACCTCGGGGACCCTTGGCGTCCGTCTGGTTGGAGATGGTCACCTGGGGagaaggaagaaaaagcagCCCAGATGTGCCCccttttcctcccacgttccccGCAGCGTCGCGCCTTTCACTCACCGCCGGCACGCAGAGAGCAAGCGGGAGGAAAAGGAAGAACGCTTGTGTCATGTCGCAAGTATGCGTCGGCACGGGCGATCCGCCGCAGTCGGCCGGGGATTCCAAACgggaggaagagaaaaaaaaagaagaggagagGAAAGCGCCTGTCACGTCACGCGCCCAACTTTTAAGGCTCTCTGCGCCGCGCAAGTTGGATCCTGTCCCGCGTGGGGGCCAGCCTTTgcgtcatcgtcgtcgtcgtcctcgcaCGCCGCCCGACGGCCCGCCCCCAGAGTCGAACCCAGTCCAAATTGCTCAATCGGAGGGAGGCGGGGTGGACCCGACCAGAAGACCCTTTTCAAgggttttgtttaaaaaaaaagtcaaacaagaTTTCTCGGGAGGAGTCATTTTACTATTGGGAATGTTAACTAGATTGGAAGCAAACAAGGCGTGCCTCATTGTTAGCCGTCTTATTTCGCTCCCCCATTTGCAGTCAGTTTTTGCCAAAAGCACTTTTGTCCGTCCGCTGACTGACGGCACACCGCTTTGCCTTTCTCTCCTTTTGACGGCAACGGCGCACGAATGCTTCCCCCCCTCGCCGGCGAGAATGTCCGTCCTTCATGGTGGCCTTTTTTGGGCCTGGCCAAAGTGCAACAGTTAGACCACGGTGGCTTTGAAAAGGTCTTCCGGGCCGGGGGGAGTCCGTCGGGGGTCGTCCGGGCCCCCGGAGGGCCCCCGGCGGGCCGCGCTCATCCGGCTCTGGCACTGGCGCAGCTGGGCCGCGTAGCCCCGCAAGCTGGGGCCCGGCTCCGGGTGCTCCCCCCCGGGCTCCCTCTCTTCGGCACCACCTGgaaggaaagaagaagaaaaaaaaggcacgtTGACTGGCAAAAACAAACGCAACTGCCCTTTCTCCAAaactttttttacccccccccacccctccctccAAGCGGACAAATTGTGTTTTGAGGGAGTTGAAAGGCGTTTGCTGGGACTGGGGGTGGGGGGCATCCTCCGTCCGGTGTTGCGCAAGTGGCCGGGTGGCTCTCCGACAGCTGACCTCCATCCAGAAGAGGGTGACGCGGTGCGTGGGGATTGTGTAATCAGGAAGTGCGTCCAAATGGTTCGTCACACGGCACGTGCGCTCACTTTTTGGGGGAGAGCAATTTTGCTGACTTTGCAGACTGTGTTGAATcgtatcgtttttttttaaaggatcatCCAAGCGTTTTGGATTGATAGATATGCTTTTTGTGTCAGATTGCAACTTctctatagatatatacactGTGTGTGTCTATCGCATTACATTTTgggtcctttttaaaaacgattCCTGTATTTTAGGAATGGAGTAAATACAACTTGGCATGATCTTTCGTCACTAGTTGATTGAACCCGGCTGGGCTTTTGCCTGTGCGATGTCGCCCTCTAGCGGCCAAAGAGAATGTTCCCTTGTAGCTGATGACCCTGCTCGTATAGTAAGTAGGTGGCCAAGTTTGGGTCACGCCATCCGCTTTCTTGTCTAAATCCACGGTGGGTCCATCTTGATGACATTGTTTGTAAAATACGGCCCGCCATTCAATTGCTTTTTGCCTCTCGATATATACGCCTCGGTAACTCTTCTCTCATTGCTGTCAAATGGGTTTCCCGGCTAACGACTTTTTGGAGAGTCTAAAGCGgcctccaaactattccatcGGAGAGCGGACCGGGACGCCGGGAAATCAGGATGTGGGGGCGGGAGGAGACCGAGCGACGGCCGAGCTTTTATTCCCAGAAAGACGAGTACACGCCGTGGATTGGCTGGTCCAAACGGAGGCCACGGAAGCCAAAAGAAGAAGGCCTGGCAAAGGGCTCTCAATCTCCAAATCCGCCAGCATCCGCCTCCCCGTTGGGGCCAATCGGACGTCCATTTGCCCCGCGGGCCGTCGGCCTTCCCCCCAAAGGAACTTTGGCCGCACACACACCTGGACGGGATTTTGCCTCTGCGTCTCGGGCTCCGGGGCAGGTCGGCGGAAGAAGCGGAAGAGGCGGCGGGGTGAAGTTGGCCTCGGGCAGGCTCCCCTCCAGGGACGGCACGGGCGACGGGAAGGCCGGCAACGGCGACccgccgtcctcctcctcctcctccgccggaCGGAGGCGGGGCCGGGCGCCGAGGGGCGGCCGGCCGGACGCCGGCGGGGACCCGGGACTCTGGGGGCGGCCGGCGTTCTGCCGACGTGGCCTCGGGGGCTCCGGGGAGGGGGGCCGCAGGAAATCGGGGAGCACCAAGTCTTCTTTGCTCAGCAGGCCGCGTTGGTCGTCCGCCCGGCTGCTCTGCGCCCGACTCAGCAGCTCCAACAATTCTGagcgggggggaaaaaaaacaaacaaaaaaaaacggctcGAGGATTCTGGCGGGATGAAGACGGCGGACGACGGCGGACGACGGCGGACGACGGCGAGCCACCAAGCGAGCGCGCAACACCAAAGGGAAGGAGGTGGCTCTCTTGCGACGGGCAGTGGCGGAGGCCTAGCGGGGCGGGGGCCACGGCTTTTTCTCTCCGTCTGCGTTCCGTCCGTTTGAAGTGGGAATGCGGCATTCCCACCGGAAAGGGACGGCGCACGGGTGGCTGACGCCGGCCGATAGGCGAGGGGCAGCGTTACCTTCGGCTTCGTCTACATTAATCTTTTTCTGGTTTCTCTTTTGGCCAGGGAGCGCCGAGTCCGCTCCGGACTCTCTCCCGCCAACCTCCTCGGGCGTGGCCCACCTCCGGGACTCTCCCTGCAGACGTAACGACGACCGGCCAGCGTgcgagagaaacagagagagatagagagagccaGCTCCGGGTCAGAGTGAGTGGGAAAAAGCCCCCAGCCCAGCCCAGCCCAGACAAGGCCCCCCCCAGCGTGAAGGAGACGGACTCACTGTCGCCGAAAGGCTCCCGGGCGGCGCCGACTTTTTCAGGTGAGTGCTCTCGGACGCCTCTGGCGAAAGACAATGGTGGCTTTTTAGTGGTTAGTCCCCGTGGTTAGCCATTTTTCTTGTTGTCATGCGAGGCAACCTTTCAAATGGAAATCCTTCCATCCACTTAGCATGACCAAAAGAGGCACTTCAGGAAAAGACCCCCCGCCCCCTTGCTTTGCTCCCATTCGATACCTTGGGCTAAAGGCGCGTGGCCccgctccagcaccacccgc
It contains:
- the htr2cl1 gene encoding 5-hydroxytryptamine (serotonin) receptor 2C, G protein-coupled-like 1, whose amino-acid sequence is MGGGEDGASWPQFNRSLAAGAGAGVPSPDGAPGEERKNWPALLILVVIALTVGGNILVILAVSLEKKLQNATNFFLRSLAVADMLVGILVMPVSLINVLYDYAWPLPDALCPMWIYLDVLFSTASIMHLCAISLDRYVAIRNPIEHSRFNSRTKAMMKIAAVWTVSVAVSTPIPVIGLRHEDKVFVNGSCVLNEERFILMGSFVAFFIPLVIMVVTYGLTVQVLQRQATVFLREAAPQPCRAPAEVRAPGASEPGLVSGGLLPGGSPSERGGGVSPGSASQPSSPVAARGRRGMMQAIKNERRASKVLGIVFFLFLVMWCPFFITNVTLVLCGDGACDESLLHELLNVFVWVGYISSGVNPLVYTLFNKTYRRAFSSYIRCRYGAGAKAAGAGVGQAFKNPAAPPSSSPNPDCRNGGRMAPIPEDGWDPTGGGAQPLLAGALSETETEEAELSLVSCGSASTVHTSSV
- the hgfac gene encoding hepatocyte growth factor activator serine protease isoform X2, whose product is MTQAFFLFLPLALCVPAVSERRDAAGNVGGKGGTSGLLFLPSPQVTISNQTDAKGPRVVTTGGQECALPFRQGGQIHHGCVRVLASRPWCSLTANFDRDRQWGFCAQEPGPPNGSRSAAGAVRPWRRAGHPCGCQNGGRCQATAAAAAECSCPAGFSGSFCQHQRCYESGHLRHYHAGQSWGRIHLRTVEQCTCVGGGGGGEVRCRPARYTACLSNPCQNQGRCRTIATTGESVCHCRRGYGGPRCSLEPESRCYEGRGAAYRGLASTAASGAPCLPWDSELLYDELHLGTVRHAALKGLGQHAYCRNPDGDQKPWCYTLSRSAISWEYCAVPPCKARVFSSRRTKAAKAKATCGKKHKKRPPAAVRGRIMGGSAALPGAHPWMAAIYIGGDDFCAGTLIASCWVLSAAHCFFRNPPKRDVRVVLGQHLFNVSGPESRSFAVDKYVLPKRFSVFNPTRHDIVLVKLKKQNGRCVKRTPFVGPICLPDGGVAFPDGYCCSISGWGHVHEGDNRYSNLREAGVRLIRHEDCRKPEVYGDHVTGDMICAGIRGCVDACQGDSGGPLACAKDGVHFLYGIVSWGDKCEASGKPGVYTKVANYVDWINSVIRRTAPKT
- the hgfac gene encoding hepatocyte growth factor activator serine proteases isoform X3; this translates as MTQAFFLFLPLALCVPAVTISNQTDAKGPRVVTTGGQECALPFRQGGQIHHGCVRVLASRPWCSLTANFDRDRQWGFCAQEPGPPNEGSRSAAGAVRPWRRAGHPCGCQNGGRCQATAAAAAECSCPAGFSGSFCQHQRCYESGHLRHYHAGQSWGRIHLRTVEQCTCVGGGGGGEVRCRPARYTACLSNPCQNQGRCRTIATTGESVCHCRRGYGGPRCSLEPESRCYEGRGAAYRGLASTAASGAPCLPWDSELLYDELHLGTVRHAALKGLGQHAYCRNPDGDQKPWCYTLSRSAISWEYCAVPPCKARVFSSRRTKAAKAKATCGKKHKKRPPAAVRGRIMGGSAALPGAHPWMAAIYIGGDDFCAGTLIASCWVLSAAHCFFRNPPKRDVRVVLGQHLFNVSGPESRSFAVDKYVLPKRFSVFNPTRHDIVLVKLKKQNGRCVKRTPFVGPICLPDGGVAFPDGYCCSISGWGHVHEGDNRYSNLREAGVRLIRHEDCRKPEVYGDHVTGDMICAGIRGCVDACQGDSGGPLACAKDGVHFLYGIVSWGDKCEASGKPGVYTKVANYVDWINSVIRRTAPKT
- the hgfac gene encoding hepatocyte growth factor activator serine protease isoform X1, with product MTQAFFLFLPLALCVPAVSERRDAAGNVGGKGGTSGLLFLPSPQVTISNQTDAKGPRVVTTGGQECALPFRQGGQIHHGCVRVLASRPWCSLTANFDRDRQWGFCAQEPGPPNEGSRSAAGAVRPWRRAGHPCGCQNGGRCQATAAAAAECSCPAGFSGSFCQHQRCYESGHLRHYHAGQSWGRIHLRTVEQCTCVGGGGGGEVRCRPARYTACLSNPCQNQGRCRTIATTGESVCHCRRGYGGPRCSLEPESRCYEGRGAAYRGLASTAASGAPCLPWDSELLYDELHLGTVRHAALKGLGQHAYCRNPDGDQKPWCYTLSRSAISWEYCAVPPCKARVFSSRRTKAAKAKATCGKKHKKRPPAAVRGRIMGGSAALPGAHPWMAAIYIGGDDFCAGTLIASCWVLSAAHCFFRNPPKRDVRVVLGQHLFNVSGPESRSFAVDKYVLPKRFSVFNPTRHDIVLVKLKKQNGRCVKRTPFVGPICLPDGGVAFPDGYCCSISGWGHVHEGDNRYSNLREAGVRLIRHEDCRKPEVYGDHVTGDMICAGIRGCVDACQGDSGGPLACAKDGVHFLYGIVSWGDKCEASGKPGVYTKVANYVDWINSVIRRTAPKT